A window from Peromyscus eremicus chromosome 1, PerEre_H2_v1, whole genome shotgun sequence encodes these proteins:
- the Ascl3 gene encoding achaete-scute homolog 3 → MDTRSYSSPPDRLSVFSESAHLPLSRPFYLDPMVTVHLCPEAPVPNPYADELPLLPFSSDTLIMDNYGDPYPFPFPMPYPNYRRCDYAYGPAFIRKRNERERQRVKCVNEGYARLRRHLPEDYLEKRLSKVETLRAAIKYISYLQSLLYPDETEAERNPRTTSCGPLDPPLRVI, encoded by the coding sequence ATGGACACCAGGAGCTACTCCAGCCCTCCAGACAGGCTCTCCGTCTTCTCCGAGTCTGCCCACTTGCCACTGTCCAGGCCCTTCTACCTGGACCCCATGGTCACTGTCCACCTGTGCCCCGAGGCCCCGGTGCCGAACCCTTACGCGGACGAGCTGCCTCTGCTGCCCTTTTCCAGCGATACTCTGATCATGGACAATTATGGGGACCCgtaccccttccccttccccatgcCTTACCCCAACTACAGGCGCTGTGACTACGCCTATGGGCCGGCCTTCATCCGCAAGAGGAATGAGCGAGAGAGGCAGCGAGTCAAGTGTGTGAACGAAGGCTACGCCCGGCTACGGCGGCACCTGCCCGAGGACTACCTGGAGAAGCGACTCAGCAAAGTGGAGACCCTCAGAGCAGCCATCAAGTACATCAGCTACCTGCAGTCTCTCTTGTACCCGGATGAGACTGAGGCCGAGAGGAACCCTCGAACCACCAGCTGCGGCCCCCTAGACCCACCTCTGAGAGTCATTTGA
- the C1H11orf16 gene encoding uncharacterized protein C11orf16 homolog encodes MQPSTRPGLPLPKYCSVATTRKAPDLDGAAPPCDPFTCPFATQAPWLPMNCTLARYASCHPCSHTAGTPWQGLSWLGRVGDAAGPWVLARREPDGFYYLAQIKAAPELERRGALVVEFEAPLVTGLKLPAQQRRVVFPEDVIQFSPSVPHSLQPGDKVLAPWEPEQQQFGPGTVLLGLKKQKGQRASKEEEITVHFWNGKTTKVPLDRVQCVPPTVWKKAVERLETPHTRDYHSPFLWVPHCSQLGPNTGCSTHKPPLNSSFLCPPCLSHARCQLLYQSCFCGCPLVGPSWWPLTGTSEVTTRKCRELELKPTAQLLPLQGPKEEAIAAFSYNMSSSSEEENSESHLEMGLPERQMVSRAVNTDPILSEKPWQQFDPRKPEWRYWRRNGPEPPPWKTRCCCHNKKKDKDNQQDRVPAAVVGTTQELALEATNKKPQQTQPEAEHRQRSQALEQSEEQFP; translated from the exons ATGCAGCCCTCTACCAGGCCTGGGCTGCCTCTGCCCAAATACTGCAGTGTGGCCACAACCCGGAAAGCCCCTGACCTGGATGGTGCCGCGCCACCCTGCGACCCCTTCACCTGTCCCTTTGCCACGCAGGCACCCTGGCTGCCCATGAACTGCACACTCGCCAG GTACGCCTCTTGTCACCCATGTTCCCACACTGCTGGTACACCATGGCAGGGGCTTAGCTGGCTGGGAAGAGTCGGAGATGCTGCTGGCCCCTGGGTCCTGGCCAGGAGGGAACCTGATGGCTTTTATTATCTGGCTCAGATCAAGGCTGCTCCAGAG CTGGAGAGGCGGGGGGCCCTGGTTGTGGAATTTGAGGCTCCCCTTGTCACAGGCCTAAAGCTGCCAGCCCAACAACGGAGAGTTGTATTTCCAGAAGATGTTATTCAGTTCTCGCCATCTGTGCCACACTCACTGCAACCGGGTGACAAGGTGCTGGCACCCTGGGAACCAGAGCAGCAGCAGTTCGGCCCTGGTACTGTTCTCTTGGGCTTGAAGAAACAAAAAGGCCAAAGAG CATCTAAAGAAGAAGAGATCACTGTTCACTTCTGGAATGGCAAGACAACTAAGGTGCCTCTAGACAGGGTCCAGTGTGTGCCCCCCACTGTCTGGAAGAAGGCTGTGGAGAGACTAGAAACACCTCACACAAGGGACTACCACAGTCCTTTTCTTTGGGTACCTCACTGCTCTCAGCTGGGACCTAACACTGGATGCTCCACACACAAGCCTCCTCTGAACTCTTCCTTCTTatgccctccctgcctctctcatgCCCGCTGCCAGCTTCTGTATCAGAGCTGTTTCTGCGGCTGTCCTTTGGTGGGGCCTAGCTGGTGGCCTCTAACTGGGACCTCAGAGGTCACAACCAGAAAATGCCGAGAGCTGGAGCTGAAGCCCACAGCTCAGCTTCTGCCCCTACAAGGTCCTAAAGAGGAGGCCATAGCAGCGTTCAGCTACAATATGTCCTCCTCCTCTGAGGAAGAGAATTCAGAGAGTCATCTGGAGATGGGACTTCCTGAGAGACAGATGGTAAGCAGGGCAGTCAACACTGACCCCATCCTTTCTGAGAAGCCGTGGCAGCAATTTGACCCCCGCAAGCCTGAGTGGAGGTACTGGAGGAGAAATGGGCCTGAGCCACCCCCCTGGAAAACCAG ATGTTGCTGCCACAATAAGAAAAAAGACAAGGACAACCAACAGGACAGAGTGCCAGCCGCAGTTGTGGGGACTACCCAGGAGCTAGCCCTGGAAGCCACCAACAAGAAACCACAGCAGACTCAACCAGAAGCTGAACACAGACAACGAAGCCAGGCATTAGAACAATCAGAGGAACAATTCCCTTAG